The DNA window CTCTAAACGTTCCGGCACCTTTTGATCACCTGCCTTTCATAAGATAGTCCATTATGCTATACAGGCAATCAGCAGGAATGTCCAGAACTTTTTTCGCTAATCCATCAAAAATCCATTAACAAACCGGTAATGCTCCCGATGGGTAGTGCTCAACGCTGTTTCAGCCACTTTTCCGCTGAAATACTGAAGCCCCTGGGCGTTTTGTGGTGATCAACATACTCCAAGATCCTTTCGGCCGTTTCTTGCGGATCCAGTTTTCCGGTATCAAGAAGCAGATCATAAGTAAACAGCGGATGATACACTTCCTGGTACAATCCGGCAGCCAGTCCGGGAATCCTGTCGCCCCTCTCCTGTTCGCGCCTTAGGACCACCTCCTTTTCCGGCTGAAGACCGATGAAATAAACCTTTTCATGGGATAGGATCTCAAAGTAGGGGGTGATTCGGTTGGCGTCGAACAGCAGCTCATCCACAATCAGATTATACCCCTGCTCTGAAAGCATCCTGTAAAATCTTACAGCAGCAGTATACACCGGGTACATGTAAGGCGAGACAATAAGTCTGGCATGGGTATGGCCGTCCACTTCAGAGGTTTCCAGCCTGATGGCCTGTTCGTCAAAGGGCGGATAATCGCATTTGGCCGGAAAAGCGGTCTGGACCATGGTGTCCACTCCGTAAAGCAGAAGAACACCCCTGTATTTTTCCTG is part of the Deltaproteobacteria bacterium genome and encodes:
- a CDS encoding chloramphenicol phosphotransferase CPT family protein, which produces MMIILLNGTSSAGKTTVARIMQEKYRGVLLLYGVDTMVQTAFPAKCDYPPFDEQAIRLETSEVDGHTHARLIVSPYMYPVYTAAVRFYRMLSEQGYNLIVDELLFDANRITPYFEILSHEKVYFIGLQPEKEVVLRREQERGDRIPGLAAGLYQEVYHPLFTYDLLLDTGKLDPQETAERILEYVDHHKTPRGFSISAEKWLKQR